One Lutzomyia longipalpis isolate SR_M1_2022 chromosome 4, ASM2433408v1 DNA segment encodes these proteins:
- the LOC129795039 gene encoding uncharacterized protein LOC129795039, whose protein sequence is MDERGIDLEERELREYDEEAMGGDEQGEVIKHYRQKIRELEKENEALKRSTSSSSSREVGTFRLAGGEIKDLIPASRPGEDETTTEEWIENLESMREIYEWTDQQVLLYASIRLKGAAKKWHSTTKTKTWDEFKRELMKAFPEKINVGRIIEEIQGRKRKRDETVTEYFFEMRQKGKKIKLDDATIAKYIIAGLGDEKLIGMVAGANYDSPQELLQKIKDAEDIRRAMRKHGIGESGGKEKGGKNDARPEQESQDGNQVQKVSCYNCGKVGQTARECHERENKQRDMKAEITCFKCNEKGHIARFCGKNETDSKMIHKGNMRIIEVEEKENPNYKEVKINEKKLWAYIDQGSDCTTMRKSDVEALGVEIKSRTTTLRGFAGQCQTVGQTEVWVTIDEVRRQTTVHVVPDEAQDIPVIVGLDILGKEDIRVVRQGKTLQIEDVRKDANEKTI, encoded by the coding sequence ATGGATGAAAGAGGAATCGATTTGGAGGAAAGAGAGCTCCGGGAGTACGATGAAGAAGCAATGGGAGGAGATGAACAGGGAGAAGTGATTAAACACTACAGGCAAAAGATCCGTGAATTGGAAAAGGAGAATGAAGCGCTCAAACGGAGTACATCTTCATCAAGTTCAAGGGAAGTGGGAACATTCCGGCTGGCTGGTGGGGAAATTAAAGATTTGATCCCGGCGTCCCGACCTGGGGAAGATGAGACAACCACAGAAGAGTGGATTGAGAATCTAGAATCCATGCGGGAGATCTACGAATGGACCGATCAACAAGTTCTGCTGTATGCGTCAATTCGGCTCAAAGGAGCCGCAAAGAAGTGGCATTCAACCACAAAGACGAAAACGTGGGATGAATTCAAGCGGGAACTGATGAAAGCTTTTCCGGAGAAGATTAATGTAGGGAGGATAATTGAAGAGATTCAAGGGAGAAAGAGAAAGCGAGATGAAACCGTAACCGAGTACTTCTTTGAAATGAGACAGAAAGGGAAAAAGATAAAGCTGGATGATGCGACGATCGCAAAGTACATTATAGCAGGACTGGGAGATGAGAAATTGATCGGTATGGTGGCCGGAGCTAACTACGACTCCCCACAGGAATTGCTCCAGAAAATCAAAGATGCTGAGGATATTCGTAGAGCCATGAGAAAACACGGAATTGGCGAATCAGGGGGGAAAgaaaagggaggaaaaaaCGATGCACGGCCTGAACAAGAGAGCCAGGATGGGAATCAGGTGCAGAAAGTATCTTGCTACAATTGCGGGAAAGTTGGTCAGACAGCCAGAGAATGCcatgaaagagaaaacaaacaaCGAGACATGAAGGCAGAAATCACGTGCTTCAAATGCAACGAGAAAGGTCACATAGCAAGATTCTGTGGCAAAAATGAGACAGACTCAAAGATGATCCATAAGGGTAACATGAGAATAATTGAAgttgaggaaaaagaaaatccgaaCTACAAGGAGGTGAAAATTAACGAGAAAAAGCTCTGGGCTTACATTGATCAAGGGAGCGATTGCACCACAATGAGGAAATCTGATGTAGAAGCTCTGGGGGTGGAGATTAAATCGAGAACGACAACGCTGAGAGGATTCGCAGGACAATGCCAGACCGTGGGGCAAACGGAAGTATGGGTTACGATTGACGAGGTGCGAAGGCAAACAACCGTCCATGTCGTTCCAGATGAAGCTCAAGACATCCCAGTGATTGTCGGCCTTGATATTTTGGGAAAGGAAGACATACGAGTCGTCAGGCAAGGCAAAACGTTGCAGATAGAGGATGTCCGGAAGGATGCAAACGAGAAGACAATTtga